The DNA region CGCCAACAGCGTCAACGGCAACGCAGCGGGCGACACCAAATGAAAGCTGCTGAGCACCAGCGGCGCCGCGATCATTTGCACGACCAGCGTCGCGGCGAGCAGGCGCCAACCCCACCGGCCGATCGCGTGCACGCCGCGCACCGGCCAGGGACGCACGCTCGCCAGCAACCGGTCCAGCGGGTCGATCGGCTCGCGGCGGACGATCGCTTGCCCGAACGCCAGCAGCACGGCGGCCGTGAGGAAGCTGAGTTGGGTGCCGACGCGGAACAGCTCGCTGGGATTGATCACCATCACGATCAGCGCCGCCGCGCCCAACGCGCTCCAGGACAGCAGCGGCCGGCCCAGCAGGGCCGCGACGCAGAACAGTTCGGCAAACACGGCCGCACGCACCACCGGCGGCCTCCCCCCCGCCACCACGGCGTAGGCGGCCACGACCGCCATCACCAGGGCGATCGACCAGGCCCGCCGCGCCAGCCCCAGCCGCAGCCCCAGCAGCACCACCGACGCCACAATGCCGGTGTGCAGACCGGAGACAACCAGCACGTGCATCAGCCCGACGCGGCGGAAGGCGTCGGTCGTTTCGTCGCTCAGCCCCTCGAGCTGGCCGAACAGCATGGCCGCGGTGAGCTCTGCCTCCTGGCCAGAGAGACTCTGGCGGACCGCGCCGGAGAGCCAGCCGCGGGCGGCCTCGACCGTTCGCTGGACCCCGAACAGAGAGCCGCTGCCGAGCACCGACACGCACTCCGCCGACTCTGCCCTCAACAAGCAGAGCCTGCGATGGCCGCGGGCCTCGCCGGCGGTGTCCTGCTGCCCCGGGTTCATCGGCGGCAGCGGGCGGCGGAGCTGGGCGAACACCCGCAACCGATCCCCCGCGGCGATCGACTCGACCGAGCCGTCGATCGTGAGCGAGCAGAGGCCCGATGCGTCTACCCAACCCGCCCCGTCGCGCAGGCGGCTGACCGCGACGGTGAGCGTCGATAGATCGTTCTCCGGGATCGCGCGGTAGGGAGAAGGGGGCCCGGCGGGCCGGAGCACCGGCCCCTCCACCACCAACCCTTCGATCGCGACCGGCTCGACGCCGTACGAGGCGTATCGTCCCAGCTCGTGATGGCCAAACCGCGACCAGCACAAATCGCCCCAACCGCCGGCCGCCGCCGCGATCGCGGCTACGAGCGCCCACGCTGCGAGCGCCGTGTGCGCGGTCGCAAGCAGCCATCGCCAAATCAAGAGCAACAAGACGGCTGCTATTAGCCAGACGCCGGCGCCCGGCCCCAGCACCCGGTCGCTGCCCACGCCGACGGCCATCGCGACCGCGGCGACCACCATCGAAGGCAGCACCGGCGCGGCAGCGTCGCGGCGGTCGCGCAGCAGCGCAAGCGGGCGGGGCAGGGGGGCGGCGTTGGGCATCGAAGGCGGGTGAGAACCTCCTGCTACAGCCGGCCAGCGGGGGTGTGGCGCCGCAGGTCGGCGACCGCGTCGGCCGCCGCAGCGGCCACGCAGTCGGTCCAGTGTCCCGAGGCGGCTCGGTCGACGTACTCTGACCGCTGGTAGGCAAAGATCACGCCGCGCGAGCTGTTCACCACGGCGCCCAGCCCGTCGGCCGCGAAGCCGGCCGCTACGTCCGCGGCGGTTCCTCCCTGGCTGCCGTAACCGGGGATCAAGAACCACACGTGCGGCATCAGCTCTCGCAGCTCTGCTAGCTGCCGCGGGTAGGTCGCCCCCACCACCGCGCCGACGGCGCCGTAGCCGCATTCATCGAGCGAGGCCACGGCAAGCGACTGCACGTGGGCGCCAATCGATTGGTAGAGCGTCTGGCCGTCCGCCACGCGATCTTGCCAGAGGGCGCCGCCCGGGTTCGAGGTCTTCACGAGCACGAACAAGCCGGCGCCCCGATCGGTCGCGACCTCCACAAAGGGGTCGAGGCTGTCGTCTCCCAAGTAGGGGCTGACCGTCAGCGCGTCGCCCCCCCAGGCGCTCCCGCGGCCGAGCCAGCCGCGTGCGTACGCCTCGGCGGTCGACCCGATGTCGTTCCGCTTGCCGTCGACTATCACCGGCAGGCCGGCAGCCCTGGCCGCGGCGATCACGTCGCCCAGGGCCGTCATGCCGTGCGGGCCCAGCTCTTCAAAGAAGGCGACCTGAGGCTTGATCGCGGCCGCGTGGGGCTCGACCGCCCCGATGACCCCCAGGGAAAACTCGCGGAACGCCGCGGCGCGCTCGGCCAGGCCGTCGCCCCCCTCCCGCAGGGCCTCCGGGAGCTGGTCCCAGCGCGGATCGATCCCCACAACCAGCGGAGACCGCTTCTGCTGCACCGCCCGGGCCAAGTCGTCACTAAATCCCATGCCTACCGCCACCCTGATCAGCCATTGCCAGCACCCCGCCCGTCTGCGATAAGTTAATCAGCGGGCACGCGCCGGCCTACCCACCGAGTAGGCATTTTTTGCGATGCGAGCCTCGCTGATCGGGCCGTGGCGCAGTCTGGTAGCGCGTTTGACTGGGGGTCAAAAGGTCGCAGGTTCGAATCCTGTCGGCCCGACTTGTTGGAAACTCGCCTCGCTGGAAAACCAGTGGCGTACGCTAGTTAGCGTAACCTGCCGGTGGTCGGCAGAGCGGCTGCTTCCCTGGCGTGGGAGCGGCGGGGTTGTCCCCGCTATTGTCTGGCGGTTGCTGTGCGGTTATTCCCACAGGGCCGCTTCGGCGACGATCCCCGGGCCGAAGCCGAGCATCACCGTTGGCCCCGGCGCCGCTGTCTGGCGGAGCCGTGCGAGTAAGAACAGCACCGTGGCGCTCGACATGTTGCCGTGCTCGCGGAGCACGTCTCGGGAGACGCCGGTCGCTGCGGGGGGCAGCCCAAGGGCGCGCTCGACCGCGGAGAGGATCTTCGGTCCCCCCGGGTGGATGGCCCACGAGCCGATCGATGCGAGCGAGTGCCCTTGCGACTCGAGCCACCCCGTTAGCCAGCCGGCCAGGTGCTTCTCGACCAGCCCCGGCAGCTCTGCGGAGAGCGCCATCTCGAAGCCGTGGTCGCGGACGCGCCACTTCATCAGGTCGGCCGAGTTGGGGAGCACCTGCGAGCCGGTCGCCTTGAGTCGCCACCCGCACGCCTCTTGCCGCGGCGGCTGCGCAGGACGGCCCGCGCCGACCAGCGCGGCAGAGCCGTCGGCGAATAGCGCGTTGCCGACCAGCCGCTCCGGGTCCCAGCCGTAGGCGTAGTGCAGCGAGCAGAGCTCGGTCGCCACCAGCAGGATCACGGCCCCGGGGTCCGCCGCGGCCAGTCCGCGCACCACGCGCAGGCCGTTGATGGCGCCGTGGCAGCCCATGAAGCCGACGTTGACCCGCTCAACGCCGGGCGAGAGCCCGAGCGACTGGACGAGCGCCAGATCGACCCCCGGCGCCTCGAAGCCCGTGCACGACACGGTGACCAGGTAGCGCACGCGCGACGGCGGGCAGTCTGCCTGCTGGAGCGCGGCCGTGGCGGATTGGGCGGCTAGCGGGGCCGCGTGCTGCTCGTACAACGCCATCCGTTCGGCGAGCGTTGGGCCGTTGGGTGCCGCTTCCCACTGGTAGGCGGACTCGGGCGGAACGCACGTCGCGCGCGTGTCGACCCCCGACCGTCGGTACAGCATCTCGGCGAGCCGCGCCTGTTTCGGGGTTTCGCAGCAGAGCCGGCGGACCATCTCTAATGCGGTGTCGGCCGACAGCGTATGCGCGGGGACGGCGCTTCCGACTCCGGCGATTTGGAAAGACAAAGTGGGAGGCCTCGGTGGAACGAACGGTTGCAGCAGGAACTCGACGCGGCGCTAAGGAGCGACGACAGGACTCAAATCGAACCACTGAGGTCTGTGATTAACCCGCTGTTTGGGGCATCGGATCGATCCGCCGCAATACCGGCGCCGCGAACCACGGCGCCGCGCTGAGCACGCCCACAACCAGCGGCGTCGCGTAGCGGCCGCCGACTAGATCGCACACCACCCGGCAGCGCGACTGCCAGCGGCCGATGGTCGCGTGGTGGCGCCGCTGCCAGTCGCTCACGGCTTGTGGGCGCCAGGCGTCGATCGCGCGATCTGCAATGGGCTCGACCTCCAGCGCACTGCGTAGCGCCCAGCCGATCCCTTCGCCGGTGAACGGCTCGACGTACCCCGCGGCGTCGCCGATCAACAAGACCCGCTCGGCGCCCAGCCGGGCCGGCCGCTGGGTGAGTGTCGGCACCGCGGACCAGTCGCTCTCCGCCAGCCCAGCGGGGGTCGGCAGCCCGCAGGACTCCAGCACCCGGTGCGCAAGCCGGCCCAGGGAACGCCCCACCTGCGCCACGGCGTCGGGGGCGAACGCGGCCGCGATGTCGAGCCGACCATCGGGCAGCCGGGCGACGCCGACGTAGCCCTCGCCACGCCGGCCGGAGGCCATCACGACCCGCCCCGGCGGGTAGTCCCCGTGCGGCGCGTCCAGCGTCACGCCGGCGCCGATCCGGCTTCCCGGGCGGCGGATCGCCGGGATCGCTTCGTCCGGCGGCGCCAAACTTGAGGCGCCCAGCCCCGCCGCGATCAGCACCACCCGGCAACGCAGGCTCGCGCGGCCCGCGTGGGGGTCGTGGATCAGCACTCCGCGGAAGTTGTCTTCGATCGCCCCGACCATCGCCCGGCCCCCCTCGATGACGGCCGCTCCCGCGGCCCGGGCGTGGGCCAGCAACGCGGCGTCAAACGTCTCGCGGGCGATGGCTTGCCGCTGCCGCAGCGGCAGCACCGCGTGGCGACGGCCGCTGTGGATGCTGACGCTGGTGAGCGGCGAGCCGGCGACCGAGAGCGTGCCCAGCGACAGGCCCGCCTCGCCCAGGGCCGACAGGCCGACGCTCCCCAGGCACCCGCCGCAGACCTTCGGACGTGGGAAATGCGCCTTGTCGATCAGGAGCGTGCGCCGCCCCCGCTGTGCGAGCCGCGCCGCGGCCAGCGAGCCGGCGGGGCCGGCGCCGATCACGCAGGCGTCCCACTCGGTTCGGTCCCATGAGGCGAGGTTTGGCATGCAGGGCTATTTAAGACTCTCGGCGCCAAACGGCAAGCAAACGTTGCGGCCATTGCCGTCCGACACGCACCCCATGCAGCCCGGCTTCGTTGGCCAATTGGCGGAACTCTTCGATCGTAAACGCTCCCTCGACCGACCGTGGGCCGTCGACATGCACGATCGGCGACCGGGTCAGCGTTCGGCACGCGGCCTGGGCGAGCCAGTAGCCGGCGGTCGAGCGACGCAGGTCGCTCACGATTACCGCCACGCGGGCGGCTTGGGCGAGCTGTTTCAGGAGACGCGCTGCATCTGCTTCGGGCAGGTGGTGCAGGAACAGCGTACAGGTCACTACGTCAAAGTCGAAGGGCAAAGGCCCTTGGAGCGCGTCGGCGACCGAGTAGCTGACGGCCGTCCCCGGCGGCGTGTGTGCGCGGGCCCGTTCGACGGCCGTTGGGCTGATGTCGACCCCGTGCAGCGAGAGCGCCACCCCGGCCCGCCGGCCGTGCCGCCACAGCCCACGGGCGACGTCGCCGCCGCCACACGCGACGTCTAGCACCCTCAGCCGGTCGCCGCGACGGACGCCGGTCGCCTTGCGGATGGCGCGCCACAGCGACGGGGCGGTCCGGCTAGCGGCGTTGATGCGGTTGAGCCCCCGAAGCGCGGCCGCGTGGAGCCGCGGGTCGATCTCGGGATCGTCCATTAGCTCCGGTTGCAGCCGACGATGGCGGAGCGACCGGCCGGAGACGATTGAAATTGGCAGGAACAACGACTCGCTCCGGTGATGCGTGATTCCATGGCATTACAACAGTCCGAAACGCGAGCCGGAAGCGTCAGCGCCCGGAGGTCGATCGCATGCAAACCTCCGGGCGCTGATGCTTCCGGCTCACGCAGCTCTGCAACCTGCCGTTCCGCAATCCTTCTAGCTGACGTCGAACCCGTCTGCCCCGTCCAGCTCCCACACCGTCCGGTAGGCGCCGGCTTCTTGAAAGTAGTCCAGCAGTTGCGAGTAGAACGGGTGGCGGCCCAGCGTCGCGCTGTCGCCGATGGCCCGAACCGCCCGCCGTGCGCGTGTCAGGGCGACGTTGGTGCGGCGGACCTCGCCCAGGAAGCCGATCTCCCCCTCGGCGTTGCTGCGAACGAAGGTGAGGATGACCGCCTCCTTCTCGCGACCCTGGAAGCCGTCGACGGTGTCGATCTCGAGCCCTTCGATCGGCAGCCGACTCCGCAGCAGGCGGACCTGCGCCGCGTAGGGGGCGATCACGGCGATCTGGCTCGGCTCAACCCCCGCCGCCATGAACTGCTCGACCTGGCCGACCACCCACCCCGCCTCGCGCGGGTTGCGTTTGCTCTCGCCGTCGGGCTCCAGCTCTTCTTCCCAGCCGGCGCCCGCGGTGTCCCAAAACTCCAGCACCGGCGGGTCCTGGTCGGCGCGCTTCACCCCCGGCAGGTCGGCCAACCGGTGGCTCTTGACCGACAGGTCCGCCACCAGGTCGCCGTCGTAGAACTGGTCGCTCGAGAACCGCATGATCGACTCGTGCATCCGGTACTGCACGCGCAGCCGCTGGAAGACCGGCGCGCCGAGGCTCTCGATCAGCCGCTCCATCGGGCTGACGCGGAACCCTTCTCGGGCCGCGTCGAGCGAGAGGATCGTCGGCGGCAGCTGGCAGTGGTCGCCGGCCAGCACCAACCGGTCGCCACGCAGCATCGCCTGCCAGAGGGCGGGCTCCGTGGCCTGGCAGGCCTCGTCGATCACCACCAGGTCGAAGCGCCGGTCGCCCAGCAGCTCTTCGTCCAGCGTGAGCGTCGT from Pirellulimonas nuda includes:
- a CDS encoding ComEC/Rec2 family competence protein, which produces MPNAAPLPRPLALLRDRRDAAAPVLPSMVVAAVAMAVGVGSDRVLGPGAGVWLIAAVLLLLIWRWLLATAHTALAAWALVAAIAAAAGGWGDLCWSRFGHHELGRYASYGVEPVAIEGLVVEGPVLRPAGPPSPYRAIPENDLSTLTVAVSRLRDGAGWVDASGLCSLTIDGSVESIAAGDRLRVFAQLRRPLPPMNPGQQDTAGEARGHRRLCLLRAESAECVSVLGSGSLFGVQRTVEAARGWLSGAVRQSLSGQEAELTAAMLFGQLEGLSDETTDAFRRVGLMHVLVVSGLHTGIVASVVLLGLRLGLARRAWSIALVMAVVAAYAVVAGGRPPVVRAAVFAELFCVAALLGRPLLSWSALGAAALIVMVINPSELFRVGTQLSFLTAAVLLAFGQAIVRREPIDPLDRLLASVRPWPVRGVHAIGRWGWRLLAATLVVQMIAAPLVLSSFHLVSPAALPLTLLAMPLVVACIGGGLGLVLLGPLGLGAPLAWLCDHAAWTLLWATGVAQRTPGSHFWSPAPYGWWIAGFYGLVALAYFGRRSPGLVRLTVWGAPVWLAAAFLPAAWQETLRDETEVAFLSVGHGACVVVRPPGGGVLMYDAGALSSPEGAAEAIAAYLWSRGERRIDVLVLSHADIDHFNAVPELAERFSIGATLVSSVMFPRWDDPTDASAPVELRRLLKSRGVPIRTVELGEQIKIGPLTGELLHPTALGVIDTDNANSVVLGLEYGGARVLLTGDLEGAGMRQVVAQEKYDCTVVMTPHHGSPRSDPPGFCAWCSPEVAVVSGSLADPIDEVSASYHAGGAEVLSTAQVGAALFYLGSEDRLGVRQETFLPTPLAR
- the pyrF gene encoding orotidine-5'-phosphate decarboxylase; the encoded protein is MGFSDDLARAVQQKRSPLVVGIDPRWDQLPEALREGGDGLAERAAAFREFSLGVIGAVEPHAAAIKPQVAFFEELGPHGMTALGDVIAAARAAGLPVIVDGKRNDIGSTAEAYARGWLGRGSAWGGDALTVSPYLGDDSLDPFVEVATDRGAGLFVLVKTSNPGGALWQDRVADGQTLYQSIGAHVQSLAVASLDECGYGAVGAVVGATYPRQLAELRELMPHVWFLIPGYGSQGGTAADVAAGFAADGLGAVVNSSRGVIFAYQRSEYVDRAASGHWTDCVAAAAADAVADLRRHTPAGRL
- a CDS encoding type III polyketide synthase, with translation MSFQIAGVGSAVPAHTLSADTALEMVRRLCCETPKQARLAEMLYRRSGVDTRATCVPPESAYQWEAAPNGPTLAERMALYEQHAAPLAAQSATAALQQADCPPSRVRYLVTVSCTGFEAPGVDLALVQSLGLSPGVERVNVGFMGCHGAINGLRVVRGLAAADPGAVILLVATELCSLHYAYGWDPERLVGNALFADGSAALVGAGRPAQPPRQEACGWRLKATGSQVLPNSADLMKWRVRDHGFEMALSAELPGLVEKHLAGWLTGWLESQGHSLASIGSWAIHPGGPKILSAVERALGLPPAATGVSRDVLREHGNMSSATVLFLLARLRQTAAPGPTVMLGFGPGIVAEAALWE
- a CDS encoding NAD(P)/FAD-dependent oxidoreductase, with the protein product MPNLASWDRTEWDACVIGAGPAGSLAAARLAQRGRRTLLIDKAHFPRPKVCGGCLGSVGLSALGEAGLSLGTLSVAGSPLTSVSIHSGRRHAVLPLRQRQAIARETFDAALLAHARAAGAAVIEGGRAMVGAIEDNFRGVLIHDPHAGRASLRCRVVLIAAGLGASSLAPPDEAIPAIRRPGSRIGAGVTLDAPHGDYPPGRVVMASGRRGEGYVGVARLPDGRLDIAAAFAPDAVAQVGRSLGRLAHRVLESCGLPTPAGLAESDWSAVPTLTQRPARLGAERVLLIGDAAGYVEPFTGEGIGWALRSALEVEPIADRAIDAWRPQAVSDWQRRHHATIGRWQSRCRVVCDLVGGRYATPLVVGVLSAAPWFAAPVLRRIDPMPQTAG
- a CDS encoding methyltransferase domain-containing protein, whose amino-acid sequence is MFLPISIVSGRSLRHRRLQPELMDDPEIDPRLHAAALRGLNRINAASRTAPSLWRAIRKATGVRRGDRLRVLDVACGGGDVARGLWRHGRRAGVALSLHGVDISPTAVERARAHTPPGTAVSYSVADALQGPLPFDFDVVTCTLFLHHLPEADAARLLKQLAQAARVAVIVSDLRRSTAGYWLAQAACRTLTRSPIVHVDGPRSVEGAFTIEEFRQLANEAGLHGVRVGRQWPQRLLAVWRRES